The Pseudomonas fluorescens nucleotide sequence CGATGAAGCAAAAAAAAGCCCCGCCAAAATGACGGGGTTGAGGTACGAGCGTGGCAGCTCGAAAAGGGAGCCTGTCTCCCCGGCAGGAGAGACAGGAAACAGCAATTACAACAGCATGGTGCGGATGTCGGTCAGCAGGTCGCCCAGGCGCTTGGTGAAGCGCGCAGCCGCTGCACCGTTGATCACGCGGTGATCGTAGGACAGCGACAGTGGCAGCATCAGCTTCGGCTGGAAGGCTTTACCGTCCCAGACTGGCTGGATGGTCGCCTTGGAGACGCCGAGGATCGCCACTTCCGGCGCGTTGACGATCGGCGTGAAGCCGGTGCCGCCAATGTGACCGAGGCTGGAGATAGTGAAGCAGGCGCCTTGCATGTCGTCGGCCGAGAGCTTTTTGGTCCGGGCTTTTTCCGCCAGGGCTGCAGCTTCGCCAGCCAGTTGCAGCAGGCTCTTCTGGTCGACGTTCTTGATCACAGGGACCAGCAGGCCATCCGGAGTGTCCACGGCGAAACCGACGTTGACGTACTTCTTGCGGATGATTGCCTTGCCGCTTGGCGCCAGCGAGCTGTTGAAGTCCGGCAGTTCCTTGAGCAGGTGGGCGCACGCCTTGAGCAGCAGCGGCAGTACGGTCAGCTTGACGCCAGCCTTCTCGGCCACGGCCTTCTGGGCGACGCGGAAAGCTTCCAGCTCGGTGATGTCGGCGCTGTCGAACTGGGTCACGTGTGGCACGTTCAGCCAGCTGCGGTGCAGGTTGGCGGCGCCAACTTGCATCAGGCGAGTCATCGGCACTTCTTCGATTTCGCCGAAACGGCTGAAATCGACTTCCGGGATCGGCGGAATGCCTGCACCACCGGTGGCACCGGCGGCTGGAGCTTCCTTGGCCTTCTGCATCATGGCCTTGACGTAAACCTGCACGTCTTCCTTGAGCACACGACCATGCGGGCCGCTGGCGGTAACCGCGCTCAGCTCGACGCCGAATTCACGGGCCAACTGACGTACGGCAGGGCCGGCATGCACCTTGGCACCGTTGGCCGCAGGGGCAGCAACAGGGGCTGGCGCAGCTTCGGCCTTGGCCGCTGGCGCAGAGGCGGCAGCCGCAGGCGCAGCTTCAGCCTTGGCCGGAGCAGCAGCGGCTGGCGCAGGAGCCGGGGCGGCGGCGCCCTGGACCTTGAGCTTGAGGATGAAGTCGCCAGTGCCGACTTCGTCTTCGAGCTTGACGCCGATGCTTTCGACCACGCCGGCAGCCGGCGACGGGATTTCCATCGAGGCTTTGTCGGATTCGAGGGTGATCAGCGACTGGTCGGCTTCGACAGTGTCGCCAACCTTGACCAGCAGCTCGATGATCTTGGCCTTGCCCGAGGAGCCGATGTCCGGAACATGAATGTCCTGGACGGTAGCGGCAGCCGGTGCAGCGGCCGGGGCCGCAGGGGCCTGGGCAGCAGCAGGTTTTTCCGCGGCTGCAGGCGCTGCGGCAGGGGCGGCAGTCTCAGGGGCCGCAGCAGCGGCGCCCTCGACTTCCAGTTCCAGCAGTTCGTCGCCTTCTTTCAGGCGGTCGCCCAGCTTGACCTTCAGGCTCTTGACCACGCCGGCCTTGGGAGCAGGGATTTCCATGCTCGCCTTGTCCGATTCCAGGGTCAGGATGCTCTGGTCGGCTTCGATACGGTCGCCAACTTTGACGAACAGCTCGATGACTTCACCTTCACCGCTGCCGATGTCAGGTACGCGAATGAGTTCGCTCACTTAAAAATACTCCTCAGCAGTCCAGTGGGTTGCGTTTGTCCGGGTCGATGCCGAACTTGGCGATGGCTTCAGCCACGACCTTCGGTTCGATATCGCCACGGTCAGCCAAGGCTTCCAGGGCAGCCAGCACCACGAAGTGACGGTCGACTTCGAAGAAGTGACGCAGCTTCTTGCGGCTGTCGCTGCGACCGAAGCCATCGGTACCCAGGACTTTGAACTCTTTGCTCGGTACCCACTGGCGAATCTGTTCAGCGAACAGCTTCATGTAGTCGGTGGAAGCGATGACCGGGCCCTTACGGCCAGCCAGGCACTCTTCGACGTAGGTAACCTGAGGTTTCTGACCAGGCTTGAGGCGGTTGCTGCGCTCTACTGCCAGGCCGTCGCGACGCAGTTCGTTGAAGCTGGTAACGCTCCAGACGTCGGCGCCAACGTTGAACTCTTCACGCAGGATCTTCGCCGCTTCACGCACTTCACGCAGGATGGTGCCGGAGCCCAGCAACTGAACGTGATGTGCAGCTTCGCGGGTGTCTTCCTCGAGCAGGTACATGCCCTTGATGATGCCTTCCTCGACACCGGCCGGGATGGCTGGCTGCTGGTAGGACTCGTTCATCACGGTGATGTAGTAGAAGACGTCCTGTTGCTCTTCGGTCATCTTCTTCATGCCGTCCTGGATGATCACCGCCAGCTCGTAGCCGTAGGTCGGATCATAAGTGCGGCAGTTCGGGATGGTCGCGGCCAGCATGTGGCTGTGACCGTCTTCGTGCTGCAGGCCTTCACCGTTAAGGGTGGTACGGCCGGCGGTGCCGCCGATCAGGAAGCCACGGGTACGGCTGTCGCCAGCGGCCCAGGCCAGGTCACCGATACGCTGGAAGCCGAACATCGAGTAGAAGATGTAGAACGGCAGCATCGGCTGGTTGTGGTTCGAGTACGAAGTACCGGCAGCGATGAAGGAGGACATGGCGCCCGCTTCGTTGATGCCTTCTTCGAGGATCTGGCCCTTTTTGTCTTCGCGGTAGAACATCACCTGGTCTTTATCGACTGGCTCGTAGAGCTGGCCGACGGACGAGTAGATGCCCAGCTGGCGGAACATGCCTTCCATACCGAAGGTACGGGCTTCGTCCGGGATGATCGGGACGATGCGCTGGCCGATTTCCTTGTCCTTGACCAGCTGCGCGAGGATCCGCACGAAGGCCATGGTGGTGGAGATTTCACGGTCGCCCGAGCCGTCGAGGATGGCCTTCAGGGTTTCCAGTGGCGGCGTCGGGATGCTGAAGCTCTTTGCGCGGCGCTGCGGCACGAAGCCACCCAGGGCGGTGCGGCGCTCGGCCAGGTAACGGGCTTCGGCGCTGCCTTCTTCAGGCTTGAAGAACGGCAGGTTTTCCAGCTCTTCGTCCTTGACCGGGATGTCGAAACGATCGCGGAAGTGGCGCAGGCTGTCGACGTCGACCTTCTTGGTGTTGTGCGCGGTGTTCTTGGCTTCGCCAGCACCGGTGCCGTAACCCTTGATGGTCTTGGCCAGGATGACGGTCGGCTGCTCTTTGTGGTTGACCGCCTGGTGGTAGGCCGCATAGACCTTGTACGGGTCGTGGCCGCCACGGTTGAGCTTCCAGATCTCGTCGTCGGACAGGTCGGCGACCATGGCCTTGAGTTCTGGGGTGTTGAAGAAGTGCTCACGGACGAACGCGCCGTCCTTGGCCTTGTAGTTCTGGTACTCGCCGTCGATGACTTCGTCCATGCGACGCTGCAGGATACCGTCGACGTCCTTGGCCAGCAGTGGGTCCCAGAAACGGCCCCAGACCACTTTGTTGACGTTCCAGCCACCGCCACGGAACACGCCTTCGAGTTCCTGGATGATCTTGCCGTTGCCGCGAACCGGGCCGTCGAGGCGCTGCAGGTTGCAGTTGATGACGAAGATCAGGTTGTCCAGCTTCTCGCGGCCAGCCAGCGAGATTGCGCCCAGGGATTCCGGCTCGTCGCACTCGCCGTCGCCCATGAAGCACCAGACTTTCTGCTTGCCTGCAGGGATGTAGCCGCGGCTTTCCAGGTACTTCATGAAGCGTGCCTGGTAGATCGCCTGGATTGGGCCCAGACCCATGGAAACGGTCGGGAACTGCCAGAAGTCAGGCATCAGCCATGGGTGCGGGTACGAGGACAGACCCTTGCCATCGACTTCCTGACGGAAGTTGTTCATCTGCTCTTCGCTGATGCGGCCTTCCATGAAGGCGCGGGCGTAGACGCCAGGCGAGGCGTGGCCCTGGAAGAAGATCAGGTCGCCGCCGTGTTCTTCGGTCGGAGCCTGGAAGAAGTAGTTGAAGCCGATGTCGTACAGGGTGGCGCTGGAGGCGAAGCTCGAAATGTGGCCGCCCAGGTCCGAGTCTTTCAGGTTGGTGCGCATCACCATGGCCAGCGCGTTCCAACGGACCAACGAGCGAATGCGGCGTTCCATGAACAGGTCGCCAGGCATGCGTGCTTCGTGGGTGACGGGGATGGTGTTGCGGTATGGCGTGGTGATGGCATATGGCAGCTGAGAGCCACTACGGGTGGCCAGCTCGCCCATACGGGTCATCAGGTAGTGAGCGCGGTCTTCGCCTTCTTTGTCGAGAACCGACTCCAGGGCGTCCAGCCATTCCTGGGTTTCGACGGGATCGAGGTCTTGCATGGCTTGCTCCAGGGCGGAAAGGCTTCCAGAATCGGTTGCCTGAGTTTGCGACTGGCCTTTTGGGCAGACGACATGAAATTCTTGGATTACCGGAGAGTGTACCGGCGTTGTGTAGTTTTACTACAAATGAATCACCATTTCATGCTTTTGAAGTGATCAGGCAGTAGTAAAACTACACAAAAATGGCTCGTGGCCGCTGTTCGGGTTGTGGGAAAAATCGATACCGGTGGTTAAAAACAAGTTAAGAAAAGGTTTGCTGCGATGGTTTCTGCCATAAAATCAGATTTTTCAGCTATTTCTAACTTTTGTATGACAGTCCAACCGTGGTCCGGGTTCCCCAGTCCGCTCGCTGCCAACCCAATCTCGCCGATCAAGGATAGACCATGAGCCTGCCTTTGCTGGCCGAACTGCCGGCCACCCTCACTGCCTTGGTCAGCCGTAACGAGCAATCGTTTCGTGCGGCTGTTGCCCAGCACCCTGAATTGTCTGTTGCTGACTGGAGTACCGAGCGCTGGGCGCAGTTCGCCCGGGTCTGTGCGGCCAGTGACTTTGCCCTTGAACAGGTGGTACGTGACCCGGCGATGCTGGTTGATCTGGCTGCCAGTGGTGAACTCGACCGGGCCTTCGCAGCGGGCCAGTTGTGCGAGCAGATCGCTACCGCCAGCCAGGCGGCCGAGAGCGAGGACGAACTGGCGCGCAACCTGCGTCGCCAGCGCAGCCGCCAGCAAGTGCGGATCATCTGGCGCGACCTGACCCGCCAGGCCGACCTGGTGCAGACCTGCCGCGACTTGTCCGACCTTGCCGACGCGTGTATCGACCAGGCCTACAACTGGCTGTACCCGCGCCATTGCCAGCAGTTCGGCACGCCGATCGGCCATCGCAGCGGCCAGCCGCAGCACATGGTGGTGCTGGGCATGGGCAAGCTGGGCGCGGTGGAGCTGAACCTGTCGTCGGACATCGACCTGATCTTCGCCTTCCCCGAAGGTGGCGAGACCGAAGGGGTCAAGCGCTCGCTGGACAACCAGGAGTTCTTCACCCGTTTGGGCCAACGCCTGATCAAGGCCCTGGACCCGATCACCGTCGATGGTTTCGTGTTCCGCGTCGACATGCGCCTGCGCCCTTACGGCTCGGCCGGCGCCCTGGTGCTCAGCTTCAATGCACTGGAGCAGTATTATCAGGATCAGGGCCGCGACTGGGAACGCTACGCGATGATCAAGGCGCGGGTAGTGGCGGGCGACCAGGCTGCTGGCGCGCAACTGCTGGATATGCTGCGGCCCTTCGTTTACCGGCGTTACCTGGACTTCTCGGCGATCGAAGCGCTGCGCACCATGAAGCAGCTGATCCAGCAGGAAGTGCGGCGCAAGGGCATGGCCGATAACATCAAGCTGGGTGCTGGTGGCATCCGTGAAGTCGAGTTCATCGCCCAGGCCTTCCAGCTGATTCACGGCGGGCGCGACCTGAGCCTGCAGCAGCGGCCATTGCTCAAGGTGCTGTCGACCCTCGAAGGCCAGGGCTACCTGCCACCGGCGGTGATTGCCGAGCTGCGCGAAGGCTATGAATTCTTGCGCTACACCGAACACGCAATCCAGGCGATTGCCGACCGCCAGACCCAGATGCTCCCGGACGATGCCCTGGACCGCGGGCGCATTGCCTTCATGCTCGGTTTTGCCGACTGGCCGAGTTTCCATGCGCAGTTGATGCACTGGCGTGGGCGGATCGACTGGCACTTCCGTCAGGTGATTGCCGACCCGGACGAAGACGAGCATGAAGAAGGTGAAGTGATCGTCGGCGGTGAATGGCTGCCGCTGTGGGAAGAAGCCCAGAATGAAGAAGCCGCGTGCCGTCAGTTGCAGGACGCCGGTTTCGCCGACCCGCAAAAAGCCCTCAAACAACTCGCCGGCCTGCGCGTCAGCCCGCAGTTGCGGGCCATGCAGCGCCTGGGCCGTGAGCGTCTGGATGCCTTTATTCCACGTTTGCTGGCCCAGGCGGTGGAGCACGCCGACCCTGACCTGGTGCTGGAGCGGGTGTTGCCGCTGGTCGAAGCGGTCGCCCGGCGTTCGGCGTACCTGGTGCTGCTCACCGAAAACCCGGGAGCGCTGCGCCGCCTGCTGACCCTGTGCGCCGCCAGCCCATGGATCGCCGAACAGATCACCCGTTTCCCGCTGCTGCTCGATGAACTGCTCAACGAAGGCCGGCTGTTCAGCCCGCCACAGGCCCCGGAACTGGCGGCCGAGTTGCGCGAGCGGCTGACGCGCATCCCCGAGGACGACCTCGAACAACAGATGGAAGCCCTGCGCCACTTCAAGCTGGCCCACAGCTTGCGCGTGGCCGCTTCGGAAATCGCCGGCAACCTGCCGTTGATGAAAGTCAGCGACTACCTGACCTGGCTGGCCGAAGCCATTCTCAACCAAGTGCTGGCCCTGGCCTGGCGCCAGACCGTGAGCCGGCACGGCCAGCCCAAGCGCAGCGATGGCAGCCTGTGCGACCCGGGCTTCATTATTGTCGGCTACGGCAAGGTCGGCGGGATCGAGCTGGGTCACGGCTCGGACCTGGACCTGGTGTTCATCCACGACGGTGACCCGCAAGCCGAAACCGACGGCGCCAAGCCGATCGACAGCGCGCAGTTCTTTACCCGCCTGGGCCAGCGCATCATTCATCTGCTGACCACCCAGACCAACTCCGGGCAGCTCTACGACGTGGACATGCGCTTGCGGCCGTCGGGCGCTTCAGGTCTGTTGGTCAGCTCCCTGGGCGCCTTCGAGCGTTACCAGCAGAACGAGGCCTGGACCTGGGAGCACCAGGCCCTGGTCCGCGCCCGGGTGCTGGTCGGCTGCCCGCAGGTGGGCGCGGCGTTCGAGGCCGTGCGCGCGCGCATCCTCGGCCAGGCCCGCGACCTGCCCAAACTGCAGGCCGAAGTCAGCGAGATGCGCGCCAAGATGCGCGACAACCTCGGCACCAAGCTCAGCGCTGCCGGGACGGCGGCCAATGCCTTCGATGCCGGCGTGCCCTTCGATATCAAGCAGGATGCCGGTGGTATCGTCGATATCGAATTTATGGTGCAATACGCCGCTTTGGCATGGTCTTACGACCATCCGGCACTGCTGCGCTGGACCGACAATATCCGCCTCCTCGAAGAGCTCGAGCAGGCCGGGCTGATGCCCGCCAGCGATGCCGTGCTGCTGCGCGAGGTGTACAAGGCGTTCCGTTCTGCCGCGCACCGTCAGGCCCTGCAAAAGCAAGCCGGGGTAATCGATGCCGGGCAGTTCGTGCAGGAGCGCCAGGAGGTGCGGCGGATCTGGGCGCAGCTGGGTTTGACGTGATACTTCGACCAGGCGGTTCAGGCACCAGGACGCCTGCCACGACCACAGTACAGCCCGAGTGGCGTACACTGGTCGATATATAGCCTGAATATAAAGAGGGGAGGCCAGGCTGTTTGCGAACAGTTTGCAGCCTCCCTGATCGTTTCTGGATAAAGCATGAGAATTTTGATCATTGGCCCCAGCTGGGTAGGCGACATGGTAATGGCGCAGACCCTGTTCCAGTGCCTGAAGCAGCGTCACCCGGAATGTGTGATCGATGTGCTGGCGCCCGAGTGGAGCCGGCCGATCCTTGAGCGCATGCCTGAAGTGCGCCAGGCCTTGAGCTTCCCGCTCGGCCATGGCGCGCTGGAGCTTGCGACGCGCCGGCGTATCGGCAAGTCCCTGGCCGGCCAATACGACCAGGCAATCCTGCTGCCCAACTCGCTCAAGTCGGCGCTGGTGCCATTCTTTGCCGGCATCCCCAAGCGTACCGGCTGGCGCGGCGAGCTGCGTTTCGGCCTGCTCAACGACGTGCGCAAGCTCGACAAAGCCAAGTACCCGCTGATGATCGAGCGCTTCATGGCCCTGGCTTATCCGGCTGGCGCCGAGCTGCCGCAGCCGTATCCACGGCCGAGCCTGCAGATCGAAGCACAGAGTCGTGACGCCGCCCTGGCCAAGTTCGGCCTGAGCCTGGACCGCCCGGTATTGGCGCTGTGCCCTGGCGCCGAGTTCGGTGAAGCCAAGCGCTGGCCGTCGGAGCATTACGCCAAGGTTGCCGAGACCAAGATTCGCGAAGGCTGGCAAGTCTGGCTGTTCGGCTCGAAGAACGACCACGCCGTCGGCGAGGCCATTCGTGCCCGCCTGATCCCGGGCCTGCGCGAAGAAGCGACCAACCTCAGCGGCGAGACCTCGCTGGCCGAGGCCATCGACCTGCTGTCGTGCAGCGATGCGGTGGTGTCCAACGATTCCGGGCTGATGCACGTGGCGGCGGCGCTAAACCGTCCGCTGGTGGCGGTCTACGGCTCGACCTCGCCGGGCTTCACCCCGCCGCTGGCCGATCAGGTCGAAGTGGTGCGCCTGGGCCTGGAGTGCAGCCCGTGCTTTGACCGTACCTGCCGCTTCGGCCATTACAACTGCTTGCGTCAACTGGAGCCGGAAGCCGTGGAGGCTGCGCTGCAGCGCCTGAATGGCCCGCGCCTGATCGACGTCATGGCCGAGGTCGACTAAGTGCGGGTACTGCTGATCAAGACCTCGTCCCTGGGCGATGTCATCCACGCGCTGCCGGCGCTGACTGACGCGGCCCGGGCAATCCCCGGCATCCGCTTCGACTGGGTGGTCGAAGAAGGCTTTGCCGAGATCCCCAGCTGGCACCCGGCGGTGGACAAGATTATCCCGGTGGCCATCCGCCGCTGGCGCAAGAACCTCTGGCAGACCTTCAAGAGCGGCGAATGGCGCCAGTTCAAGCAGCGTCTGCGCGAGAGCCAGTACGATCTGGTGATCGACGCCCAGGGCCTGGTCAAATCGGCCTGGCTGACCCGCTACGTCAAGGCGCCGGTGGCCGGCATGGACCGTTACTCGGCCCGTGAAGGGCTGTCGAGCCGCTTCTACGACCGGCGTTTGTCGGTGGAACGCGGCCAGCATGCGGTGGAGCGGGTGCGCCAGCTGTTCGCCCTGGCCCTGGGCTACAACCTGCCGGCAGGTCTGGGTGATTACGGCCTGGACCTGAACCGTCTGCAATTACCGCCGGCAGCGCCATTCGTGGTGTTCCTGCATGGCACCACCTGGGCCACCAAGCACTGGCCGGAAGCCTACTGGCGCCAGTTGGCCGAGCGCCTCGGCCAGCAAGGCCTGCAAGTACGCTTGCCGTGGGGCAACCCGGCCGAGCAGGCGCGTGCCGAGCGCATCGCCAAGGGCCTGAACAACTGCCAGGTATTGCCCAAGCTCAACCTGGTGGGCGTTGCCCGGGTCTTGGCCGCAGCCAAGGCCTGCATAGCCGTGGATACCGGCCTGGGCCACCTGGCAGCGGCACTGGATGTGCCGACCCTGTCGCTGTTCGGCCCGACCAACCCGGGGCTCACCGGTGCCTATGGCAAGTCCCAGGTGCATATCGCCAGCGACTTTGCCTGTGCGCCATGCCTGCAGAAAAAATGTACCTACAAGCCGAGCGCTGACGACCAGCGCCGGTTCGATCTCAAACGCGAGTGGCCGCTGTGCTTCACTCGCCTGAATCCCGAGCGTGTGGCGAGCCAATTGCGCGCGTTGCTGCTGGCTGAGGATGTTCGTTGATGCAACTGGCTTTTGTTCTATACAAGTATTTCCCCTTCGGCGGCCT carries:
- the waaC gene encoding lipopolysaccharide heptosyltransferase I, with amino-acid sequence MRVLLIKTSSLGDVIHALPALTDAARAIPGIRFDWVVEEGFAEIPSWHPAVDKIIPVAIRRWRKNLWQTFKSGEWRQFKQRLRESQYDLVIDAQGLVKSAWLTRYVKAPVAGMDRYSAREGLSSRFYDRRLSVERGQHAVERVRQLFALALGYNLPAGLGDYGLDLNRLQLPPAAPFVVFLHGTTWATKHWPEAYWRQLAERLGQQGLQVRLPWGNPAEQARAERIAKGLNNCQVLPKLNLVGVARVLAAAKACIAVDTGLGHLAAALDVPTLSLFGPTNPGLTGAYGKSQVHIASDFACAPCLQKKCTYKPSADDQRRFDLKREWPLCFTRLNPERVASQLRALLLAEDVR
- the aceF gene encoding dihydrolipoyllysine-residue acetyltransferase, translated to MSELIRVPDIGSGEGEVIELFVKVGDRIEADQSILTLESDKASMEIPAPKAGVVKSLKVKLGDRLKEGDELLELEVEGAAAAAPETAAPAAAPAAAEKPAAAQAPAAPAAAPAAATVQDIHVPDIGSSGKAKIIELLVKVGDTVEADQSLITLESDKASMEIPSPAAGVVESIGVKLEDEVGTGDFILKLKVQGAAAPAPAPAAAAPAKAEAAPAAAASAPAAKAEAAPAPVAAPAANGAKVHAGPAVRQLAREFGVELSAVTASGPHGRVLKEDVQVYVKAMMQKAKEAPAAGATGGAGIPPIPEVDFSRFGEIEEVPMTRLMQVGAANLHRSWLNVPHVTQFDSADITELEAFRVAQKAVAEKAGVKLTVLPLLLKACAHLLKELPDFNSSLAPSGKAIIRKKYVNVGFAVDTPDGLLVPVIKNVDQKSLLQLAGEAAALAEKARTKKLSADDMQGACFTISSLGHIGGTGFTPIVNAPEVAILGVSKATIQPVWDGKAFQPKLMLPLSLSYDHRVINGAAAARFTKRLGDLLTDIRTMLL
- the waaF gene encoding lipopolysaccharide heptosyltransferase II, which gives rise to MRILIIGPSWVGDMVMAQTLFQCLKQRHPECVIDVLAPEWSRPILERMPEVRQALSFPLGHGALELATRRRIGKSLAGQYDQAILLPNSLKSALVPFFAGIPKRTGWRGELRFGLLNDVRKLDKAKYPLMIERFMALAYPAGAELPQPYPRPSLQIEAQSRDAALAKFGLSLDRPVLALCPGAEFGEAKRWPSEHYAKVAETKIREGWQVWLFGSKNDHAVGEAIRARLIPGLREEATNLSGETSLAEAIDLLSCSDAVVSNDSGLMHVAAALNRPLVAVYGSTSPGFTPPLADQVEVVRLGLECSPCFDRTCRFGHYNCLRQLEPEAVEAALQRLNGPRLIDVMAEVD
- the aceE gene encoding pyruvate dehydrogenase (acetyl-transferring), homodimeric type — encoded protein: MQDLDPVETQEWLDALESVLDKEGEDRAHYLMTRMGELATRSGSQLPYAITTPYRNTIPVTHEARMPGDLFMERRIRSLVRWNALAMVMRTNLKDSDLGGHISSFASSATLYDIGFNYFFQAPTEEHGGDLIFFQGHASPGVYARAFMEGRISEEQMNNFRQEVDGKGLSSYPHPWLMPDFWQFPTVSMGLGPIQAIYQARFMKYLESRGYIPAGKQKVWCFMGDGECDEPESLGAISLAGREKLDNLIFVINCNLQRLDGPVRGNGKIIQELEGVFRGGGWNVNKVVWGRFWDPLLAKDVDGILQRRMDEVIDGEYQNYKAKDGAFVREHFFNTPELKAMVADLSDDEIWKLNRGGHDPYKVYAAYHQAVNHKEQPTVILAKTIKGYGTGAGEAKNTAHNTKKVDVDSLRHFRDRFDIPVKDEELENLPFFKPEEGSAEARYLAERRTALGGFVPQRRAKSFSIPTPPLETLKAILDGSGDREISTTMAFVRILAQLVKDKEIGQRIVPIIPDEARTFGMEGMFRQLGIYSSVGQLYEPVDKDQVMFYREDKKGQILEEGINEAGAMSSFIAAGTSYSNHNQPMLPFYIFYSMFGFQRIGDLAWAAGDSRTRGFLIGGTAGRTTLNGEGLQHEDGHSHMLAATIPNCRTYDPTYGYELAVIIQDGMKKMTEEQQDVFYYITVMNESYQQPAIPAGVEEGIIKGMYLLEEDTREAAHHVQLLGSGTILREVREAAKILREEFNVGADVWSVTSFNELRRDGLAVERSNRLKPGQKPQVTYVEECLAGRKGPVIASTDYMKLFAEQIRQWVPSKEFKVLGTDGFGRSDSRKKLRHFFEVDRHFVVLAALEALADRGDIEPKVVAEAIAKFGIDPDKRNPLDC
- the glnE gene encoding bifunctional [glutamate--ammonia ligase]-adenylyl-L-tyrosine phosphorylase/[glutamate--ammonia-ligase] adenylyltransferase, translating into MSLPLLAELPATLTALVSRNEQSFRAAVAQHPELSVADWSTERWAQFARVCAASDFALEQVVRDPAMLVDLAASGELDRAFAAGQLCEQIATASQAAESEDELARNLRRQRSRQQVRIIWRDLTRQADLVQTCRDLSDLADACIDQAYNWLYPRHCQQFGTPIGHRSGQPQHMVVLGMGKLGAVELNLSSDIDLIFAFPEGGETEGVKRSLDNQEFFTRLGQRLIKALDPITVDGFVFRVDMRLRPYGSAGALVLSFNALEQYYQDQGRDWERYAMIKARVVAGDQAAGAQLLDMLRPFVYRRYLDFSAIEALRTMKQLIQQEVRRKGMADNIKLGAGGIREVEFIAQAFQLIHGGRDLSLQQRPLLKVLSTLEGQGYLPPAVIAELREGYEFLRYTEHAIQAIADRQTQMLPDDALDRGRIAFMLGFADWPSFHAQLMHWRGRIDWHFRQVIADPDEDEHEEGEVIVGGEWLPLWEEAQNEEAACRQLQDAGFADPQKALKQLAGLRVSPQLRAMQRLGRERLDAFIPRLLAQAVEHADPDLVLERVLPLVEAVARRSAYLVLLTENPGALRRLLTLCAASPWIAEQITRFPLLLDELLNEGRLFSPPQAPELAAELRERLTRIPEDDLEQQMEALRHFKLAHSLRVAASEIAGNLPLMKVSDYLTWLAEAILNQVLALAWRQTVSRHGQPKRSDGSLCDPGFIIVGYGKVGGIELGHGSDLDLVFIHDGDPQAETDGAKPIDSAQFFTRLGQRIIHLLTTQTNSGQLYDVDMRLRPSGASGLLVSSLGAFERYQQNEAWTWEHQALVRARVLVGCPQVGAAFEAVRARILGQARDLPKLQAEVSEMRAKMRDNLGTKLSAAGTAANAFDAGVPFDIKQDAGGIVDIEFMVQYAALAWSYDHPALLRWTDNIRLLEELEQAGLMPASDAVLLREVYKAFRSAAHRQALQKQAGVIDAGQFVQERQEVRRIWAQLGLT